A stretch of the Paenibacillus dendritiformis genome encodes the following:
- the hisC gene encoding histidinol-phosphate transaminase, with the protein MQPKSSIVHLPVYQPGKSVDEVKRELGLDRIIKLASNENPFGCSPQAKEAMRQEIENASIYPDGAAVALTAAIAEKFNVGPDQIVFGAGSDEVILMLCRAFLVAGDEQITADQTFPQYKHNGDIEGAVTVEVPLKEGTHDLDAMLSAVTERTKIIWICNPNNPTGTIIGRAELERFMERVPERVLVVLDEAYCEYVTDESYPDGLDYLPQYKNLITLRTFSKIYGLASLRIGYGIGHPDVIRLINQVREPFNTSRFAQAAALAAVQDHAFIEECRRLNAEGIRYVQEQFARLQLSSFPAHGNFIMVDVGHPGQQVFEALMRKGIITRAGHKKYPTHIRITIGSREQNEAMIEALEATLAEFKVGI; encoded by the coding sequence ATGCAACCGAAGAGCAGTATTGTACATCTCCCTGTCTATCAGCCAGGGAAATCGGTCGATGAGGTAAAGCGGGAACTGGGCTTGGACCGCATCATTAAGCTGGCGTCCAACGAGAATCCGTTCGGATGCTCTCCTCAGGCCAAAGAAGCGATGAGACAGGAAATTGAAAATGCCAGCATTTATCCGGACGGGGCCGCGGTGGCGCTGACGGCCGCGATCGCCGAGAAGTTCAATGTCGGCCCGGACCAAATCGTGTTCGGCGCCGGCTCCGATGAAGTGATTCTGATGCTGTGCCGGGCGTTCTTGGTGGCGGGCGACGAGCAGATTACCGCCGATCAGACCTTCCCGCAATATAAGCACAACGGGGATATCGAAGGCGCGGTCACGGTCGAGGTTCCGCTGAAGGAAGGGACCCATGATCTGGACGCGATGCTCTCCGCCGTCACGGAGCGGACGAAGATCATCTGGATCTGCAACCCGAACAATCCGACGGGGACGATTATCGGCCGCGCCGAGTTGGAGCGGTTCATGGAGCGCGTCCCGGAGCGGGTGCTCGTCGTGCTGGACGAAGCCTATTGCGAGTATGTCACAGACGAGTCTTACCCGGACGGTCTCGACTATTTGCCTCAATATAAAAACTTGATCACGCTGCGGACCTTCTCCAAAATCTATGGATTGGCCTCGCTCCGGATCGGATACGGCATCGGGCATCCCGACGTCATCCGCCTAATCAATCAGGTGCGGGAGCCGTTCAACACGTCGCGCTTCGCGCAAGCGGCCGCCCTGGCTGCCGTTCAGGATCACGCATTCATCGAGGAGTGCCGCCGTCTGAATGCGGAAGGGATCCGCTATGTACAGGAGCAATTCGCCAGATTGCAATTGTCCAGCTTCCCGGCCCATGGCAACTTCATCATGGTAGACGTCGGCCATCCGGGGCAGCAGGTGTTCGAAGCGCTCATGCGCAAAGGAATTATAACGCGGGCAGGCCATAAGAAGTATCCGACACATATCCGCATCACGATCGGCTCCCGCGAGCAGAATGAAGCGATGATCGAAGCGTTGGAAGCGACATTGGCGGAATTCAAGGTGGGCATATGA
- the trpC gene encoding indole-3-glycerol phosphate synthase TrpC yields MFLERIVGTKRQEAAELAAAMNRREAERAIGQLPPCRSLRYALTAGKRRSVGLIAEVKKASPSKGLIRQDFDPAAIARGYEAAGADALSVLTDRVYFQGGNDILREVRSRTELPVLRKEFIIDELQLLEARLIGADAVLLIAAILNDSELARLNRCALDLGMETLIEVHDEDELQRVLALDDAPLIGINNRNLHTFVTDLEQTERLRALVPADRTLVSESGIHKPEHMNRLAETGIDAALVGEHLMRQPDVEEAVAQLMGGLPRAAV; encoded by the coding sequence ATGTTTCTTGAACGGATTGTAGGGACGAAGCGGCAGGAGGCGGCGGAGCTGGCCGCGGCGATGAATCGCCGGGAGGCCGAGCGTGCGATTGGGCAGCTGCCGCCGTGCCGCTCGCTGAGATACGCGCTGACGGCCGGGAAACGGCGTTCCGTCGGCTTGATTGCGGAAGTGAAGAAGGCATCCCCTTCCAAAGGGCTAATCCGCCAAGACTTTGATCCGGCGGCCATCGCCCGGGGCTATGAAGCCGCCGGGGCCGACGCGTTGTCGGTGCTGACGGATCGCGTTTATTTTCAAGGCGGCAACGATATTTTGCGCGAGGTGCGCAGCCGGACGGAGCTGCCGGTGCTGCGCAAGGAATTCATCATCGATGAGCTGCAGCTCCTGGAAGCCCGTCTCATCGGCGCCGATGCGGTGCTGCTCATCGCGGCGATATTGAATGACAGCGAGCTGGCTCGGCTGAACCGCTGCGCTCTTGATCTGGGCATGGAGACGCTGATTGAAGTTCATGATGAGGATGAGCTGCAGCGGGTGCTGGCGCTTGACGATGCGCCGCTCATCGGAATCAACAACCGGAATTTGCATACCTTCGTCACGGATCTGGAGCAGACCGAACGGCTTCGCGCGCTCGTACCGGCCGATCGGACGCTGGTCAGCGAGAGCGGAATTCATAAGCCGGAGCATATGAACCGGCTGGCGGAGACGGGAATCGATGCCGCGCTCGTCGGCGAGCATCTGATGCGGCAGCCAGATGTGGAAGAGGCCGTAGCGCAATTAATGGGCGGTCTGCCGCGGGCCGCGGTATGA
- a CDS encoding prephenate dehydrogenase, with protein sequence MSTRIAILGVGLIGGSLALCFKNNPGIHVIGYSPNPASTEKYVKRGVVDEATTSLQDAVRDADYIFVCSPVGMLESMLRSLHQLDVKPGCIVTDVGSTKASVARCARELAWSGVHFIGGHPMAGSERSGVEAASTLLFENAYYVLTPDEDADEAAYSRLVSLLRCTKAHIIRMNPEEHDAVVGAISHLPHIVAVALVNQVQQYNEDNSLHEVLAAGGFRDITRIASSDPVIWRDILLNNRDILLQMLQDWKANTEQFINLLQQRDGEGIMRQFAMAGEFRSRMPERRKGVLLGLHDLYMDVPDTPGIIGKIATELGNHHINLSNLQIIESREDVPGVLRLSFRQQEDADRANELLTGSGYQIYV encoded by the coding sequence ATGAGCACGAGAATCGCGATTCTGGGCGTAGGACTGATTGGCGGTTCGCTCGCCCTGTGCTTCAAGAATAACCCAGGGATTCATGTTATCGGATACTCGCCGAATCCCGCTTCAACCGAAAAGTATGTCAAGCGCGGGGTCGTCGACGAAGCCACGACCTCGCTGCAGGACGCGGTGCGGGATGCGGATTATATTTTTGTATGCTCTCCGGTAGGGATGCTGGAGTCGATGCTCCGAAGCCTCCACCAGCTGGATGTGAAGCCAGGCTGCATCGTCACCGATGTCGGGAGCACGAAGGCGTCGGTTGCCCGCTGCGCCCGCGAGCTGGCTTGGAGCGGAGTGCATTTTATCGGCGGCCATCCAATGGCCGGATCGGAGCGTTCCGGCGTGGAGGCGGCTTCGACGCTGCTGTTCGAGAACGCTTATTATGTCTTGACTCCGGATGAGGATGCCGATGAAGCTGCGTACAGCAGGCTGGTCTCCTTGCTTCGCTGCACGAAGGCCCATATTATCCGCATGAATCCGGAGGAGCATGATGCGGTCGTAGGCGCCATCAGTCATCTTCCGCATATCGTCGCCGTAGCCTTGGTCAATCAAGTTCAACAGTACAACGAGGACAATAGTCTCCACGAGGTGCTGGCCGCCGGCGGATTCCGCGATATTACGCGCATCGCATCGAGCGATCCGGTGATTTGGCGGGATATTTTGTTAAATAATCGGGATATCCTTCTCCAAATGCTTCAGGACTGGAAAGCGAACACGGAGCAATTCATCAATCTATTGCAGCAGCGAGACGGCGAAGGGATTATGCGCCAATTCGCGATGGCTGGCGAGTTCCGCAGCCGGATGCCGGAGCGGCGCAAAGGCGTGCTGCTCGGGCTTCACGATCTGTATATGGATGTCCCGGACACGCCGGGCATTATCGGAAAAATCGCGACCGAGCTCGGCAACCATCATATTAATTTAAGCAATCTTCAAATTATTGAGAGCCGGGAAGACGTGCCGGGGGTCCTTCGCCTCTCCTTCCGGCAGCAGGAGGATGCGGATCGGGCCAATGAGCTGCTGACCGGCAGCGGGTACCAGATCTATGTGTGA
- the trpA gene encoding tryptophan synthase subunit alpha yields MSDMAAQATNRLDDMFTRCRAEGRAALMPFITLGDPDRGTTLKLLLRLEEAGADVIELGVPYSDPLADGPVIQRAAERALRGGVTLEDSFRVARRAREQGARIPYVLFTYYNPVMQYGIERFFRTAAEAGFSGAIIPDLPYEESGPVREAADACGIHLVPLVAPTSEERISRITAQGRGFIYCVSSLGVTGVRDSFDDEVERFIRQVQATTPLPVCVGFGISTPAHVKQFSAYCDGVIVGSAIVRKIEEAQPLLSDEATFEDGILQICDFVRQLRN; encoded by the coding sequence ATGAGCGACATGGCTGCACAGGCAACGAACCGGCTGGATGATATGTTCACGCGCTGCCGCGCGGAAGGAAGGGCGGCGTTGATGCCGTTCATTACATTGGGCGATCCGGATCGCGGGACGACCTTGAAGCTGCTGCTCCGCTTGGAGGAAGCGGGCGCGGACGTGATCGAACTGGGCGTGCCGTATTCCGACCCGCTGGCGGACGGACCCGTCATTCAGCGGGCGGCGGAGCGGGCGCTTCGCGGCGGCGTGACCTTGGAGGACAGCTTCCGGGTAGCGAGACGGGCCCGGGAGCAGGGAGCGCGTATTCCTTATGTTTTGTTCACCTATTATAATCCGGTCATGCAGTACGGAATCGAGCGCTTCTTCCGGACCGCGGCGGAGGCGGGCTTCAGCGGGGCCATCATCCCCGATCTGCCCTACGAAGAGAGCGGGCCGGTGCGGGAAGCGGCGGATGCTTGCGGCATTCACCTCGTTCCGCTCGTCGCGCCGACCTCGGAGGAGCGGATCAGCCGCATCACGGCGCAAGGCCGGGGCTTCATTTACTGCGTATCCTCGCTGGGCGTGACCGGGGTAAGAGACAGCTTCGATGACGAGGTCGAGCGGTTCATCCGGCAGGTACAGGCAACGACCCCGCTCCCTGTCTGCGTCGGGTTCGGGATCTCGACGCCAGCTCACGTGAAGCAATTTTCGGCGTACTGCGACGGCGTGATTGTCGGCAGCGCTATCGTGCGGAAAATTGAAGAAGCTCAACCATTGTTGTCCGATGAGGCCACTTTTGAAGATGGGATCTTGCAAATTTGCGATTTTGTGCGACAATTAAGAAATTAA
- the aroB gene encoding 3-dehydroquinate synthase, with protein MENKEAMQAVELRVDLGERSYPIWIGSGLLDRLGEASRQADIPAGSPILVITDEHVGRRYLNRAEQSLHAAGYRTAALTVPPGEQSKSLAVFEDCIRAALEAGCDRMSTVVALGGGVVGDLAGFVAASYMRGVRFIQVPTTILAHDSSVGGKVAVNHPLAKNIIGAFHQPEFVLYDTATLQSLPDRDVRSGLAEMVKHGLIWDAGFVDWCEANAAKLLAKDEEALAYGLAQGCAVKTAVVSRDERENGLRAILNLGHTIGHALEAVAGYGELLHGEAIAIGMVGSARLAERIGAAADVAARTEALMRQFGLPVSIPAGYSTEAILDAMMHDKKFKEGRTVFVLPTAIGKVEIRRDVPVELVRNIIEELKGETN; from the coding sequence ATGGAGAACAAGGAAGCGATGCAAGCCGTCGAGCTGAGAGTCGATCTTGGCGAACGCTCTTACCCGATCTGGATCGGGAGCGGACTGCTGGACCGGCTTGGCGAGGCGAGCCGGCAGGCGGATATTCCTGCGGGAAGCCCGATTCTCGTGATCACCGATGAGCATGTGGGCCGCCGTTATCTGAACCGGGCCGAGCAATCGCTGCACGCGGCCGGTTACCGTACCGCGGCGCTTACTGTGCCGCCAGGGGAACAATCCAAATCGCTGGCCGTCTTCGAGGACTGCATCCGGGCCGCGCTGGAGGCGGGCTGCGATCGGATGTCGACGGTCGTGGCGCTGGGCGGCGGCGTCGTCGGCGACCTGGCCGGCTTCGTGGCGGCCTCGTATATGCGCGGCGTCCGCTTCATTCAGGTGCCGACCACGATTCTGGCCCATGACAGCAGCGTCGGGGGCAAGGTTGCGGTGAATCATCCGCTGGCCAAAAACATCATCGGCGCCTTCCATCAACCCGAGTTCGTGCTCTATGACACAGCCACCCTGCAATCGCTGCCTGATCGGGATGTTCGTTCCGGTCTGGCGGAGATGGTGAAGCACGGCTTGATCTGGGACGCCGGCTTCGTCGATTGGTGCGAAGCGAATGCCGCGAAGCTGCTGGCCAAGGATGAGGAAGCGCTGGCCTATGGGTTGGCGCAAGGCTGCGCCGTCAAGACCGCCGTCGTATCCCGGGACGAGCGCGAGAACGGGCTCCGGGCGATTCTGAATCTGGGCCATACGATCGGCCATGCCCTGGAGGCGGTGGCCGGCTATGGCGAACTGCTGCATGGCGAAGCGATCGCGATCGGAATGGTAGGTTCGGCTCGTCTGGCAGAGCGGATCGGGGCGGCGGCGGATGTCGCGGCGCGGACGGAAGCGTTGATGCGCCAGTTCGGCCTGCCAGTATCGATTCCGGCCGGCTATTCGACCGAGGCGATTCTGGATGCGATGATGCATGACAAGAAGTTCAAGGAGGGCCGGACGGTATTTGTGCTCCCGACCGCTATCGGCAAGGTGGAGATCCGGCGCGATGTGCCGGTCGAACTGGTGCGGAACATCATCGAAGAGTTGAAAGGGGAGACGAATTAA
- the trpE gene encoding anthranilate synthase component I, whose translation MHPHVDEVLRLSRTYPVIPVSETITADTETPIRLFQRLKHESYAFLLESVEGGVQWARYSFIGTDPFLILQGKNGTLRITERDDVTEIHERPLTAVKKLLRKYESPTLAGMPPLTGGAIGFFGYDLVQQYERLPRHRRDDLLMNDIQFMFCDQLIVFDHVKQQMHFIVNLHLDRDETEEHIRAQYDQAREKLRRLQEKLLAAPATGLQSGRYLPGGSASELRPYRSNETRASFMDKVERAKEYIRGGDIFQVVLSQRFERQTAVDPLDVYRVLRMTNPSPYMYILKMNDETLVGTSPEALIRVNGERVETRPIAGTRPRGRTEEEDMALEEELLKDEKERAEHVMLVDLGRNDLGRVCEFGTVRCDTYMGIERYSHVMHIVSNVSGTLRRDKDFFDAFLSCLPAGTVSGAPKLRAMEIIAELEQEARGAYAGAIGYLGFNGNMDTCITIRTIIFKGGTAYVQAGAGIVWDSVPEKEYEETVNKAKALLLAIQTAEEMFECSAASIEAPKEGRLSVQAAKPAALPVNWDYYAAVQPEKKPTAERSVSQ comes from the coding sequence ATGCATCCTCATGTGGATGAAGTCTTGCGATTATCCCGCACTTATCCGGTTATTCCGGTCTCCGAGACCATTACGGCAGATACAGAGACCCCGATACGATTGTTTCAAAGACTGAAGCATGAGTCTTATGCTTTTTTGCTGGAAAGCGTGGAGGGCGGAGTCCAATGGGCCCGCTACTCCTTTATCGGCACCGATCCCTTTTTGATTTTGCAGGGCAAGAACGGCACGCTTCGCATTACCGAGCGCGATGACGTCACCGAGATTCACGAGCGTCCGCTAACCGCCGTAAAGAAGCTGCTGCGCAAGTATGAAAGCCCGACTCTGGCAGGCATGCCGCCGCTCACGGGCGGAGCGATCGGATTTTTCGGCTATGATCTGGTGCAGCAGTATGAGCGTCTTCCGCGCCATCGGCGGGACGATCTGCTGATGAATGATATTCAATTCATGTTCTGCGATCAGCTGATCGTCTTCGACCACGTCAAGCAGCAGATGCACTTCATCGTCAATCTGCATCTGGACAGGGACGAGACGGAGGAGCATATCCGGGCGCAATACGATCAGGCGAGAGAGAAGCTGAGACGGCTGCAGGAGAAGCTGTTGGCCGCTCCGGCCACCGGACTGCAGAGCGGCCGCTACCTCCCGGGAGGAAGCGCCTCCGAGCTGAGGCCGTACCGTTCGAATGAGACGCGGGCGTCTTTTATGGATAAGGTGGAGCGCGCGAAGGAATACATTCGCGGCGGCGACATCTTCCAGGTCGTCCTCTCGCAGCGGTTCGAGCGGCAGACGGCCGTCGATCCGCTTGATGTGTACCGGGTGCTGCGAATGACGAATCCTTCCCCATACATGTACATTCTGAAAATGAACGACGAAACGCTCGTCGGCACCTCGCCCGAGGCGCTTATCCGGGTCAACGGGGAGCGGGTGGAGACGCGGCCGATCGCCGGCACCCGTCCGCGCGGACGGACGGAGGAAGAGGATATGGCGTTGGAGGAAGAGCTGCTGAAGGATGAGAAGGAGCGGGCCGAGCATGTGATGCTGGTCGACCTCGGGCGCAATGATCTCGGCCGGGTCTGCGAATTCGGCACGGTCCGCTGCGATACGTATATGGGCATTGAGCGCTATTCCCATGTGATGCACATTGTATCGAATGTATCCGGCACGCTGCGCCGGGACAAAGATTTCTTCGATGCCTTTCTGTCCTGTCTGCCGGCCGGGACGGTATCCGGCGCGCCGAAGCTGCGGGCGATGGAGATTATCGCGGAGCTGGAGCAGGAAGCGCGCGGAGCCTACGCCGGCGCCATCGGTTACTTGGGCTTCAACGGCAATATGGATACCTGCATTACGATTCGGACGATTATTTTCAAGGGCGGCACCGCCTATGTTCAGGCCGGCGCCGGCATTGTATGGGATTCGGTTCCCGAGAAGGAATACGAGGAGACGGTCAACAAGGCGAAGGCGCTGCTGCTCGCCATTCAGACGGCGGAGGAGATGTTCGAATGCTCGGCTGCATCCATCGAAGCGCCGAAGGAAGGCCGTCTATCCGTCCAGGCCGCGAAGCCGGCCGCGCTCCCGGTCAATTGGGACTATTACGCGGCTGTCCAACCGGAGAAGAAGCCTACGGCAGAGAGGAGCGTATCGCAATGA
- the aroH gene encoding chorismate mutase: MYARGIRGATTVQRNDADEIRRETTVLLEHIVAENQIVPEDIVSIWITMTQDLNASFPAQAIRAMPGWEWVPLMCAVEVPVAGSLPLCIRLMVTVNTDKSQREMRHVYLNEASQLRPDLATS, encoded by the coding sequence ATGTATGCAAGGGGAATACGCGGAGCGACCACCGTCCAGCGCAATGATGCGGATGAAATACGGCGCGAGACGACCGTCCTGCTTGAACATATCGTGGCCGAGAATCAGATCGTTCCGGAGGACATCGTCAGCATATGGATTACGATGACCCAGGATCTGAACGCTTCCTTCCCGGCACAGGCCATTCGCGCGATGCCGGGCTGGGAATGGGTGCCGTTAATGTGCGCCGTGGAGGTGCCCGTCGCAGGCAGCCTGCCGCTGTGCATCCGCCTGATGGTGACCGTCAATACAGACAAATCGCAGCGGGAAATGCGCCACGTGTACTTGAACGAGGCTTCCCAGCTGCGCCCGGACTTGGCTACTTCATAG
- the trpB gene encoding tryptophan synthase subunit beta, whose translation MEQTETKRTAAALPDAHGRFGDFGGRYVPETLMNALLELEKAYHKYTKEPEFQAELIQLLREYSGRPTSLYYAERLSETLGGAKIYLKREDLNHTGAHKINNTIGQALLAKRMGKKKVIAETGAGQHGVATATVAALLGMECKVFMGEEDMKRQRLNVFRMQLLGAEVVPVLSGTRTLKDACNETLRYWVSHVDDTFYILGSVTGPHPYPMMVRDFQRIIGDETRKQILEKEGRLPDLVIAAVGGGSNSIGMFYPFLQDESVALLGVEAAGKGIDTPFHAATMTKGSRGVFQGSLSYVLQDEFGQVQPAHSISAGLDYPGVGPEHAYLKDSKRAKYVPITDAEALNALQLLSRTEGIIPALESAHAVAQAIKEAPSMTRDSILVICLSGRGDKDVNQIMETLGGEEG comes from the coding sequence ATGGAACAGACAGAGACGAAGAGAACGGCGGCGGCGCTGCCTGACGCTCATGGCCGCTTCGGCGACTTCGGCGGCAGATACGTGCCGGAGACGTTGATGAACGCGCTTCTCGAGCTGGAAAAAGCTTATCATAAATATACGAAGGAGCCGGAGTTCCAGGCAGAGCTCATCCAGCTTCTGCGGGAATATTCCGGCCGGCCGACCTCGCTCTATTATGCGGAGCGGTTGAGCGAGACGTTGGGCGGAGCCAAAATTTATTTGAAACGGGAAGACCTCAATCATACCGGCGCCCACAAAATCAACAACACGATCGGCCAGGCGCTTCTGGCCAAGCGGATGGGCAAGAAAAAGGTCATCGCCGAGACGGGAGCGGGGCAGCATGGCGTAGCGACGGCAACCGTGGCGGCCCTGCTCGGCATGGAGTGCAAGGTGTTCATGGGCGAGGAGGATATGAAGCGGCAGCGGCTGAACGTATTCCGCATGCAGCTGCTCGGGGCGGAGGTCGTTCCCGTCCTGTCGGGAACCCGCACGCTGAAGGATGCCTGCAACGAGACACTGCGCTACTGGGTCAGCCATGTCGATGACACCTTCTATATACTCGGGTCGGTGACCGGTCCTCATCCTTATCCGATGATGGTGCGGGACTTCCAACGCATTATCGGGGACGAGACCCGCAAGCAGATATTGGAGAAGGAAGGGCGCCTGCCCGATCTCGTCATCGCCGCCGTCGGCGGGGGCAGCAATTCGATAGGCATGTTCTACCCGTTCCTTCAGGATGAATCGGTGGCGCTGCTCGGCGTCGAAGCCGCCGGCAAAGGAATCGACACGCCCTTCCATGCCGCCACGATGACGAAGGGGTCCCGCGGAGTGTTCCAAGGCTCGCTCAGCTATGTGCTGCAGGATGAATTCGGCCAGGTACAGCCGGCGCACTCGATATCGGCCGGATTGGATTACCCGGGCGTCGGTCCGGAGCACGCGTACCTGAAGGACAGCAAGCGGGCGAAATACGTGCCGATCACGGATGCCGAGGCGCTGAACGCGCTTCAATTGCTGAGCCGGACGGAAGGAATTATTCCGGCGCTGGAATCGGCTCATGCCGTAGCGCAGGCAATCAAGGAAGCGCCGTCGATGACTCGGGACTCGATACTGGTCATCTGCCTGTCCGGCCGCGGCGACAAAGACGTCAATCAGATTATGGAGACGCTGGGGGGAGAAGAAGGATGA
- a CDS encoding phosphoribosylanthranilate isomerase, translating into MPGMAEEAGMKRVGGGHNQAPSVKICGVAGLEMAREIVGAGPDCIGFVFAPSRRRVSPADVRGWLARLEEEGAKLPLTVGVFARPRREDVDAVLTEAPLDAVQLIAGHDPDLPAWLKGRHKVQVWLTVPIAGAEPGGNRMAEGEAMLRRMRHSIDAILLDTHDPSQGGGSGRTFDWTVIPGYRSLAEELGLPLYAAGGLSPDNVGRLLAGGRLDGVDVSSGVETEGVKDIRKVTAFIERVRAYGTDRDEENGGGAA; encoded by the coding sequence ATGCCGGGAATGGCGGAGGAAGCGGGGATGAAGCGGGTCGGCGGCGGTCATAATCAGGCGCCGAGCGTGAAAATATGCGGGGTGGCCGGATTGGAGATGGCCCGGGAGATCGTGGGAGCCGGGCCGGACTGCATCGGGTTCGTATTCGCGCCAAGCCGGCGCCGCGTCTCGCCTGCCGATGTGCGCGGCTGGTTGGCCCGCTTGGAGGAAGAGGGCGCGAAGCTTCCGCTCACAGTCGGGGTGTTCGCCCGCCCGCGGCGGGAGGATGTGGACGCGGTGCTGACGGAGGCTCCCCTCGACGCGGTGCAGTTGATCGCCGGCCATGATCCGGACCTTCCGGCCTGGCTGAAGGGCCGGCACAAGGTTCAGGTCTGGCTGACGGTGCCGATTGCCGGCGCGGAGCCGGGCGGGAACCGCATGGCTGAGGGGGAAGCGATGCTGCGCCGCATGCGGCATTCCATTGACGCCATTCTGCTGGATACGCATGATCCGTCGCAAGGGGGCGGCTCTGGCCGCACTTTCGATTGGACCGTGATTCCGGGCTATCGGTCGCTTGCGGAAGAGCTTGGCCTTCCCCTGTACGCGGCGGGCGGGCTAAGTCCGGACAATGTTGGAAGGCTGCTTGCCGGCGGCCGCCTCGATGGCGTCGATGTATCAAGCGGGGTCGAGACCGAAGGGGTAAAAGATATTCGTAAAGTAACCGCATTTATCGAAAGGGTGAGAGCATATGGAACAGACAGAGACGAAGAGAACGGCGGCGGCGCTGCCTGA
- the trpD gene encoding anthranilate phosphoribosyltransferase yields the protein MSTYTVPDSVLTKQALAQVMAGGHLSREEAREVMSDVMDGHASAAQIGALLACLRLKGETVDEIVGFAEAMRSRARHVITAQDRLLDTCGTGGSGIHKLNISTVSAIIAASASVRVAKHGNRSASSRSGSADVLEALGINIHLTSEQAAECLDRVGICFMFAQVFHPAMKHAAAPRRELGVRTVFNMLGPLTNPAGADRQVLGIYDRSRTGTIAAVLRELGLKRALVVASADGLDEISLSAPTRISELKDGEIRTYEITPEQLGLQTQPLSSVLGGDAATNAAIIGRILHGEQGPHRDIVLANAGACIYVAGQAESIAEGVRIAAAAIDSGKTLRKLEQWREATGGWSHVS from the coding sequence ATGAGTACTTACACGGTTCCAGACAGCGTCTTGACGAAGCAAGCGCTGGCCCAAGTGATGGCCGGCGGTCATCTGAGCCGGGAAGAAGCGCGGGAGGTCATGTCCGACGTGATGGACGGCCATGCCTCTGCCGCCCAGATCGGCGCTTTGCTGGCCTGCTTGCGCCTGAAGGGCGAGACGGTGGACGAAATTGTCGGGTTCGCCGAGGCGATGCGCAGCCGTGCCCGGCACGTCATCACCGCGCAGGATCGCCTGCTTGATACATGCGGGACCGGCGGATCCGGGATCCACAAGCTGAACATTTCGACGGTGTCGGCCATTATCGCGGCTTCCGCCTCCGTGCGGGTCGCGAAGCACGGCAACCGTTCCGCCTCAAGCCGCTCTGGCAGCGCCGACGTGCTTGAAGCGCTCGGCATCAATATCCATCTGACGAGCGAGCAGGCCGCGGAATGCCTCGACCGCGTCGGCATCTGCTTCATGTTCGCGCAGGTGTTCCACCCCGCGATGAAGCATGCGGCTGCGCCCCGCCGGGAGCTGGGCGTGCGCACGGTGTTCAATATGCTCGGACCGCTGACCAATCCGGCGGGAGCGGATCGCCAGGTGCTGGGGATCTATGACCGCAGCCGCACCGGGACGATCGCGGCGGTGCTCCGCGAGCTGGGCTTGAAGCGGGCGCTCGTCGTCGCGAGCGCAGACGGGCTCGACGAGATCAGCCTGTCCGCCCCGACCCGGATTAGCGAGCTGAAGGACGGAGAAATAAGGACATATGAGATTACGCCGGAGCAGCTCGGACTGCAGACGCAGCCGCTGTCCAGCGTGCTGGGCGGCGATGCCGCGACGAACGCGGCCATAATCGGCCGCATCCTGCACGGGGAACAGGGACCGCACCGCGACATCGTGCTCGCGAATGCCGGAGCCTGCATCTATGTGGCCGGGCAGGCGGAGAGTATCGCCGAAGGCGTCCGGATCGCGGCCGCCGCGATTGACAGCGGGAAGACGCTCCGCAAGCTGGAGCAATGGAGAGAAGCGACAGGGGGATGGAGTCATGTTTCTTGA